In a genomic window of Nesterenkonia halotolerans:
- a CDS encoding DUF7455 domain-containing protein, whose amino-acid sequence MTGTTGTLENQPTTLTALDRCDRCGAQAYVRAALPSGVLLFCNHHARQVEDSLRPKTVEWIDESDRLATAK is encoded by the coding sequence ATGACCGGAACAACTGGCACCCTGGAAAATCAGCCGACAACCCTGACTGCCCTTGACCGTTGCGACCGCTGCGGGGCACAGGCCTATGTGCGAGCGGCCCTGCCGTCCGGCGTTCTGCTCTTCTGCAACCACCACGCACGGCAGGTCGAGGATTCACTGCGGCCGAAGACCGTCGAGTGGATCGACGAGTCGGATCGACTGGCGACCGCCAAGTAG